Within Henriciella litoralis, the genomic segment CCTCCAGTCGCTTGGTCAGCGTACAGGTCTCGTCCGGCCTGATGGAGACCACGAAGTAGGAATTGTCATACAGGAAGTCGCTCAGCACATAGGAAAGATCGATGATGGTTTCGCCCGCTTCATAGGCCTGTTCCAGCGTGACGTCCGAAGGCTCCGCACTCACCGGAGCGGCCACGACCGCGCCAAGGCCCGCGAGCGCTGCAAATGTGATGGTTCGCATGATGTATCCCCTGTTGTCCCCTTGGCCGCGATAATGGCGTGAACCCTGATCGGCGGCAAGCGGAATAAGGGAGGCGCATCAGCCCTCCCAGCCGAAAACATCTTCGAGACCGACGCCGAAAATACGGGAGATACGGAAGGCGCTTTCGAGCGAGGGGGAATAGCGCCCCTGCTCTATCGCGATGACCGTCTGACGGGTGACGCCGATGGCCTCTCCGAGGGCGGCCTGTGAGAGGCCGTCGCGCTCGCGGAATTCCTTAACGCGATTGGTGATGGGCGGGCGTTTGGCCATGCTCAGACGCCCCGCCGGTAACTGGCGAGTTGAAGACCCGCCCGGCCGAGCTCGGCGATCACAAGTCCGACAACGACGCTATGAAACAGCAGGCTCGCATTGTGGTGAAGAAACCAGGCGGCAAGTGCCAGGAACATCACAGCCGATAGCAAGTGGCCAAATCCGGCTTCGGACTTCGTTTTCACGAGCCTGTCGCGTTCATCCATGCCGCCGGGCAGGCCTGCCAGTTCTCGGCCTTTTGACGCTTGAGCGGTCGAAACCGACACACCAATCGCCGAAATCGCGATCTGAAGGACGAGGTAGCTGATGAAGGTGAACAGGCTGGGCGGCGCAACGGCACCAATGGCCATCGACTGCATCAGCACCATGGCCACATAGTAAGCGCCGCCGATCAGGCTGCCGAGCGCCAGAATGGCAGTATTGCGTTCCCAGTAAGGCATGGAAGTCTCCGTGTTTGAGGTAGACATGAGGGGGGGCGGCTCAAAAGCCGCCGCGATAATAGACGATGCGGGCAGCGTATTCGGCCAGTTGCGACATCATCAGCGCGCCAAAAGCGGTGTGGAAGAGCAGGTTTCCGTCATAGTTGAAGAGGTAGTTGCCAAGCGCCGCAATCACGCCAATCCCCAGAATGACGCCGGAAATATTGCCCGCGCGCGCGGCGATGAGCTTGTCGCGCTCATCCATCATGTCGTTTGCCTCAGACGGCTTTGAAATCGCGATCAGCACATGGCCGATGATGGAGAGGACAACGATGACAACGATATAGGCGACGACGACCGGCAGGACGGGCGGGGCGAGCTGGTCCAGCCCCGCCGACATGTCAGCGACAACTGAAAAATAGTAGAGGATGCCTGCCACCATGATGAGCGCCATCGCCCAGGCTGATTTTTCGTGAAAGGACATGGGTGTTTCCTACGTGTCAAAAATATCTGACACGACAGGTAGTCTAAGATTTTTTACATGTCAATAATTTTTGACTATGCGTCCTTCGGTGGCTCCAGCGGCATGTGGAAGGTGAAACGGGTGAGGTCGCTGTTCGAGTCCACGTCGATGCGGCCGTGATGGGCCTGCGCGATTTCCGAGGCGATGTAGAGGCCGAGGCCGAGGCCTTGCTGGCTGGGGCGGCCGTCGCCGCGGACATAGGGCTTGAACAGGTTTGCAAGCTGGCCCTCAGGGATCGGCTCGCCCTGATTGGAAACCTCGATTTTCAGCTGGTCGTCCGTCGTTGTCGCGATAAGGCCGACAGGTTTGCCATCTGCGCCGTGCGTCAGGGCATTGCCAAGCAGGTTCGAGACGAGCTGGCCGATCCGCTGGGCGTCGCAGGTGACCGGCTCCGGCGTGTCGATATTTGTTTCGAAAGTCGTGCCCGGATGGCTCTGTGACAGCTCCTCGACGATCTGCCGGAGCGTGCCTTCAATATCGACATCGCGCTCAAGGTTGAGGCCGAGCCCATTGCCGAGGCGGACGCGGGTCAGGTCCAGCAGGTTGTCGATCATCGAAGACATGCGGATCGTACTGCTCTGGATGAGCTTGATTACATTGCGCTCGCGCTCGGACTCGATCTTCCTCAGCAGGATGCGTGCGCCAGATGCGACGGAGGCCACCGGATTACGCAAATCATGGCCAAGCACGCCCATGAACTCTTCGCGCAGGCGTGAAGTCTCACGCTCAATCGAGAGCTTTTCCTGCATCTCTGCATAATTGTCTTCGGCCTCCAGCTGGTTGCCGATGATCTCTGCGAAGAGATTGAAGAGCGAAAGCGTCGTGCCGGATTTGACCGCGGCGGGCTTGGGGTCAATCGCGCAGAGCGTGCCAAAGAACGCACCTGACCGACGGCGAATGGGGACGGAAATGTAGCTCTGAAAGCCATATTTCGCGGGCGTCGGGTGATTGCAGAAGTCGGTGTCTTCTGAGACGTGCTCAATCAGGACCGGCTCTCCGCTGCTGCGGATCTCATTGCAGATCGTCGAGCCAACTTCCAGCTCGTCACCAGGCCCCATGCCGAAGTCTATCTTGTCAAGCGACCTGCAGGTGATCCAGCGGTCTTCGGTCACGCGAGCAATGGCGACGAAGCCCATGCCCGTTGCTTTCTGCGCCGCTTCCAGAATGGCTGGCACAGACTCGATGCGTCCAATCGCGTCAATATCTGTCTGAAAATCGTCCTGCACCATGGTCCTTTCTGGTCCGTACGTCATGCATAGAAGAAGGTGGGATTGAAATCACGCGATTAAACTAGTCGGTCGCAGATACGCGCCAGATGGCATTGCCCACATCATCGGTGACGAGAAGCGCGCCGTCACTGGCTGTCGCGACATCGACCGGGCGGCCAAGGGCCTTGTCGCCCGACAGGAAGCCCGTCAGCACATCGACCGGGTCGCCTGAGGGCATGGCCCCGTCAAATGGCACGAAGACGACCTTATAGCCGCTGCGCGGTTTGCGGTTCCAGGAGCCGTGCTGGCCGATGAAGACACCGGACGCATATTGAGGCCCGAGCTTTAGCCCGTCAGCAAATTCAAGGCCGAGGGAAGCGGTATGGCTGCCGAGCGCATAGTCTGGCGCGATGGCCTTGGCGACCATTTCGGGGTTCTGCGGTTTGACGCGCGTGTCGACGGTCTGGCCGTAATAGCTCCACGGCCAGCCATAGAAGGCGCCGTCCTGAACCGACGTCATATAGTCTGGCACCAGATTATTGCCGAGCTCATCGCGCTCATTCACAGCGGTCCAGAGCGCGCCGGAGACGGGGTTCCAGTCGAGGCCATTAGGATTGCGCAGACCGCTGGCGAAGAGGCGCTTCTCGCCGGTTGCGATATCGACCTCCCAGATCGCAGCGCGGCCCTCTTCGGCAGCAAGCCCATTCTCGGCAATGTTCGAGTTTGAGCCGACCGTGGCGTAGAGCTTCGAGCCGTCTTCAGAGGCGATAATGTTCTTGGTCCAGTGGTGGTTGATCTCGCCGGCTGGCAGGCTGGTCAGCGTTGTCGGCGCGGCCGAAATGCTGGTTTCGCCTGTCGTGTAGGGGAAGCTGACAATTGCATCGGTGTTGGCGACGTAGAAGGTGTCGCCGACAAGCTCCATGCCGAAGGGCGAGTTGAGGCCCTCAAGAAAGACATGGCTTTCATCTGCGACGCCATCGCCATCGGTGTCACGCAGGAGTGTGATACGGTTGGCGCTCGGCACGCCTGCCCCGGCTTTCGCCATGACCTGTTTCATCACAAAGCCCCTGATGCCGTCGCTATCTTCGGGGCGCGGCGGGCCGTTCGTTTCGGCCACGAGGACATCGCCATTGGGCAGAACATGTAGCCAGCGCGGATGATCGAGCCCGCTGGCGAAGGCCGTCACGGTCAGTCCATCGGCGGGCACGGGCATTTCGCCCGTCGGCCAGCCAACCGCCTCAGCGATGTTGACGGTGGGGACAAGGTTCGAGGCGGGCTCTGGAAGCTCAGGCGACAGGCCGTAGCCGACCGAGATCGGCTCCTTTGCCTGGCTGGCGCAGGCCGAAAGCCCTGCTGCGATCAATGAGGCTGTAATTATCGATTTGGCAGGGTGCATGCTCATAAGTCTCCGTCTCATATGAATTGAATTGATACGCTGAAGACGAATTTCCAGTTGCAACGGGCTGCACGCATCTCCGTTGCGCCAGACATTTACCTCCGGGCCTCTCGCTTTGTCCCGCGGGCAGTGCTTTTATCGCCAGCAGGAACAACAGCGCGGAGCTGACCGAACACGGCCAGCTTTGAGGGAGGCACATTCATGAGATTCCAGATCACCGTCGCATTAGGCGCACTCGCAATCGCAGCCTGCACGAGCAGCGGCGAACAGGGCGGCGAGATCGCCGCTGCGCCGCCCCCAGCTGTCAGCACGGACACCGCCGTCTACACGGTCATGGTCAGCGGCACGAAGATTGGCGACATGGTGGTCGACCAGACCGGCGACGAGATCGTGGTTGACTATGAGTACCGCAATAATGGCCGCGGCCCGACCATGGCCGAAGCCGTCACCCTTGATGAGGATGGCGTGCCCGTCGCCTGGACCGTCAGTGGCAATACGACGTTCGGCAATGCGGTCAGCGAAACCTTCTCACTGGTCGATGGCGAGGCGAGCTGGACAGATTCCACCGGCAGCGGCAGCGCCGAGGTGAGCGAGCCTAGCGTCTATATCGCCCAGTCCGGTACGCCCTATTCGCTCGCCGTTTATGCGGGTGCGCTGCTGAATGATGATGACATGTCCCTGCCCGCCCTCCCCGGCGGCACGCTGTCCCTTCAGGAGCTGGAGAGCTTTGAGCTCGCCTCCGAGGCAGGCGAAACGACTGCTACGGCCTATGCGCTGATCGGGCCTGAACTCGACCCGACCTATTTCGTGATGGATGACAGCGATGAGAGCTTTCTCGGCCTCATCACGCCGGAATTCCTGATCATCCGCGAAGGCTTTGAGGGCAATGATGAGAGCCTTCGGGCGCGCGCGGTGCGCTATTCGACAGAGCGCTTCGAGACGCTACAGACCGAGACGGCGCACACGTTTGATGCACCGGTTCTGATCGAGAATGTCCGCGTGTTTGATCCGGTCA encodes:
- a CDS encoding helix-turn-helix transcriptional regulator, producing MAKRPPITNRVKEFRERDGLSQAALGEAIGVTRQTVIAIEQGRYSPSLESAFRISRIFGVGLEDVFGWEG
- a CDS encoding GAF domain-containing sensor histidine kinase; protein product: MVQDDFQTDIDAIGRIESVPAILEAAQKATGMGFVAIARVTEDRWITCRSLDKIDFGMGPGDELEVGSTICNEIRSSGEPVLIEHVSEDTDFCNHPTPAKYGFQSYISVPIRRRSGAFFGTLCAIDPKPAAVKSGTTLSLFNLFAEIIGNQLEAEDNYAEMQEKLSIERETSRLREEFMGVLGHDLRNPVASVASGARILLRKIESERERNVIKLIQSSTIRMSSMIDNLLDLTRVRLGNGLGLNLERDVDIEGTLRQIVEELSQSHPGTTFETNIDTPEPVTCDAQRIGQLVSNLLGNALTHGADGKPVGLIATTTDDQLKIEVSNQGEPIPEGQLANLFKPYVRGDGRPSQQGLGLGLYIASEIAQAHHGRIDVDSNSDLTRFTFHMPLEPPKDA
- a CDS encoding PQQ-dependent sugar dehydrogenase encodes the protein MHPAKSIITASLIAAGLSACASQAKEPISVGYGLSPELPEPASNLVPTVNIAEAVGWPTGEMPVPADGLTVTAFASGLDHPRWLHVLPNGDVLVAETNGPPRPEDSDGIRGFVMKQVMAKAGAGVPSANRITLLRDTDGDGVADESHVFLEGLNSPFGMELVGDTFYVANTDAIVSFPYTTGETSISAAPTTLTSLPAGEINHHWTKNIIASEDGSKLYATVGSNSNIAENGLAAEEGRAAIWEVDIATGEKRLFASGLRNPNGLDWNPVSGALWTAVNERDELGNNLVPDYMTSVQDGAFYGWPWSYYGQTVDTRVKPQNPEMVAKAIAPDYALGSHTASLGLEFADGLKLGPQYASGVFIGQHGSWNRKPRSGYKVVFVPFDGAMPSGDPVDVLTGFLSGDKALGRPVDVATASDGALLVTDDVGNAIWRVSATD